The DNA segment CTATAGTGGCATCTGAATCTCTTCTGGGCTCCTGAGTAAGAATCATGATAGAAATAAGTAATCTCTAGTAAATGCTGACTTAGCCATTATCTCTCCTAATTCTAAAATAACCCTATGAAATAGTATtatcctccattttacagatgagacaaatGAGGTTTAGTCAAGGACTAGCTCAAATACCCAGTATTCCGTGGAGGGCTGTTAGCGAATTGCCAGTTCTTCCAAGCTAAAGAACAGGGTGTCTGCAGGGGTTCCATGTCTGGCTATGTAACAGATCCATCcggagaactttttaaaagtacgcattcccaggggtgcctggctggctcagtcagtagagcatgcaactcttgatctcagggtcatgagttcaaaccccacattgggcatagagccatccccaaaaagaaagaaaaaaaactatattccCTGGCCCAGGggttctgattcagtgggtctggggtggtgTCGGGATAGGTGTGTTTAACGAGGCACCGCTAAGAGATTTCATCAAAAGTCCTGCTGGAGCAGCATGGGTAGGAAGTGGGGCTGGTGAAGCAAGTGGAACCCAGTCACAGAGCACTGCAAATGCCCAGCTAGAGGTGTGGGTTTTATTCTGTGACAGTGGGCACCCTCACCATTTGGTACTTTAGAGACTCGGACTTTAGTGTGCACAAGAATCACCTGGGTATGTTATAAATGCAGGTGCTAACTCAGTCAGTCTGGGGAAGGGGCCCAAGATTCTGCAATTCTAACAAGCTTCCAGGGGAAGCTGATACTGTTGCTCCCCAAGCCACACTTTGGGTAGCAAGGCTTCCGGAAGACAATTCCCAAAACATGTTCTGagaaacattaattttcaaaAGGGGGGGTTTAATGGTCAGatgagtttgggaaatgctgtatGCTTAATCCCACAGTGCACAGCAACATCCCTAAGGCCCTGAGAAGTCCCCTGGCAAGGCAGATTTTAGCCATGGTTTCCAACTTATTTGACCACAGAATTCCTCCCTCATCCCcccttatttgtttgtttatttatttaagtttattttgagagggagtgtgtttgcatgaatgggggtgggggcaagcagagggtgagggagagaatcccacacaggctcctcatggggcttgatcccacaaaccatgagttcatgccctgagccgaaatcaagagtcagacacttaacttactgagccacccaggtgctctccttcccacccccccccatcccacccacccccccccttttttatatatttttttagtgtttatttatttttgagagagaaagagacagagcatgagtggggaggggcagagagagagggagacacagaatccaaagcaggctccaggctccgagctgtcagcacagagcccaatgcggggctcgaactcacaaactgtgaaatcgtgacctgagccgaagttggacacttaaccgactgagccacccagggaccccggccttttttaatgtaaacatctTGGGGAAACACTACTAGAGTAATACTAATCCAGGCCCAGGCACTAGATGGATTAAAATGGAGTAAGtctatgggacacctgggtggctcagttgattaagcatctgactcagttcgtgatctcgtggttcgtgagtttgagtcctgcaaggagcctgcttgggattatctctctgcctctcccctaccctctctctatttctctctcaaaatgaaaataaacttaaaaaaaaatccttcaaaaaaaatcataaaataaaatagtgagtCTGGAGGCAGCAAAGGCAGTGAAGGTTGGGGGCATCATGGGGGTCAGAGGAGGAAGGCATGAGCAGGCTAGTGGAGAGAAGGGACCCGGGGAGGCAATGGGATGAGACAAAAAGGCCTGCATGGATTCAAACCCTGGGTAACAAGCAGGAGGAGGAATCATGAACAAGGCAaacaagtcggggagggggcgCTTAGCTTGAGGCATTTAATGGGCAGAGAAgagcagtgtggctggagcaggtgagggaggggaggaaggggcagagcccTACCATGCAGGGCCGGAAGTGGTAGGCTATGTTCAGGACTCTGGTGGGCCACTGAAGGTTTTTTAAATACAGCAGTGACACGATCTGgtttacatgtttaaaatatgCCTTGGAAAGTGGGTTGCCAGAGGGTGCTAATCGGTAGAATATCTCTGGAAGGAAACCAGACAATGGTAAGAGCAGTCCCCTTTGAAGGCAACAGGGATAAAAGGAGACGCTCTGTTTACAACCTATCCCTTTGTACCTTCTGAATTTTACACTGTGTACATACATTCCTCACTCATTGAATAAACAAGTAGCTTTTACAGAGTGGCGGAGGCTTGGGAGAACTGTCAGGCAGTCTCTACAGTTGTCCAGGGAAGAGGCAACAGTGGTGACATGGACTAGGGTGGTGGAGGGGGAAGTGGACCACGTCAGGAGACATGACAAAGAATCTCGAGGAAGGACTGAACATGGGGGTGAGGGAGTGGGAAGCAGCAAGGATGACTCCTGGAATCGACtaataggatggatggatgaagtgAGGTGGGAAAGACTGGATAAACAGGTTTAGGAGGGAAGATGCAGGTTAGGGAGGAGGGAATGAGCTAGCTATTGGGTGGAgagagggcagagcctggggaTACATTTGGTAGTGTCACCCCACAGGGGGTGTGGGAGCTCCAGGACTAGGGGACACTGCTGAGAAGGAGATGTGAGAGAAGTATCTCAGGGTGGTGGGAGCCCTGGGGGCCCCCGAACTGGGGGTGCGGAGGGCTGCAGGCAATGCAGAAGCTGGCAAAATGTGTCAGGTAATCCTGACAGTGAGACAGAAGACTGAAGAGGGGTCAGTGCCGCTGGGAAGCCCAAGGACAGTGGGTTCCAGGGAGTAGTCTGTGTTCCGGGCAGTGAGCAGGCCCACTGGGAACTCAGAACTGTGTCGGGTGGGTGGGGGCAAGAGCCGAACTACAACGCTGGATTAACGGAAAAGGCCTCTAAGCAGGCTGGGGGCTCacagccctcccccacctcccccccagaCGGAGTGCTTCAACCATGTGCGATTCCTTCAGCGACTCAATGCCACCCACTTCTATGCATGCGGGACTCACGCCTTCCAGCCTCTCTGTGCAGCCATTGTGAGTAggcctgccccagcccagcccttaTTGCTGCTCCCTGGCCCTGGACCAGTCTGAGCTTGGGCCATGACCCCTGCCTGTCCTCGAGACCACTGACTTCTGGCCTCGTAATCCTCCAGGATGCTGAGGCCTTCACCTTGCCAACAAGCtttgaggaggggaaggagaagtgtCCTTATGACCCAGCCCGTGGCTTCACAGGCCTCATCATCGGTGAGCATGcgctcctccccaccctggccccttATCCATCAGCGTGCTCTTTGGGGGACACGGACCTCGTTGCTAGGACTTGCCACTGATATGTGTTATGTGCCTTATTGTATGTGACGTGTCTGTCATGCGTGGCATGCCTGTGCTCCAGATGGAGGCCTCTACACAGCCACACGGTATGAATTCCGGAGCATCCCTGACATCCGCCGAAGCCGCCACCCGCACTCCTTGAGGACTGAGGAGGCTCCAATGCACTGGCTCAATGGTTAGGAGGATGAGGCACAGGatgttggggggcaggggactATTCATCTTTACTCCCTTGGGCAGTTGACATCCCATCCCCAAATTCCCAGGTGAGCCTGTCTATTCCTGAGTGTGGTTGAGTGAGGGGTAGTGGAGGGGATCCCCATCCTGTCTCAGGGGCCACTTGAACTGCCCAACCTGCAGATGCTGAGTTTGTGTTCTCCGTCCTGGTACGGGAGAGCGAGGCCAGTACAGTGGGCGATGACGACAAGGTTTACTACTTCTTCACGGAGCGGGCCACTGACGAGGGCCCCAGCAGCTTCACTCAGAGCCGCAACAGCCACCGTGTGGCCCGTGTGGCCCGTGTGTGCAAGGTGAGTAGCACCAAGTTTGGCCCAAGAGTGTACAAGCGGAACCTCTGACGCTGACCCTGTGCCCTACCTCCCCAGGGAGACCTAGGAGGAAAGAAGATCTTGCAGAAGAAGTGGACCTCCTTCTTAAAGGCGCGTCTAGTCTGCCACATTCCACAGTATGAGATGCTACGTGGTGTCTGCAGCCTGGACACTGACACCTCAGCACGCACACACTTCTATGCGGCCTTCACGCTGACCACACAGTGGTCAGTGCAGGGACAGCGGGGACACAAGGAACTGGGGACAGCCTGAGGCCTGGAGCAGAGGTCAATGAGGAGAAATAGGATCCCTTGTGGGGAGGCTGgctgcagagagagaattccaggcacaTCCAGCTCGCCTGGAGCCAGAGGCCACAGTGGCCTCCTGACCCTTAGGAGAGGCCCTGAGGCCGAGAGCTGGGGTTGGCCAGGGTTAACAGTGAGCTCCAGGCTGGGGCAGGTGGCAAGGGGGCAGGTTCCACCCAGTGTGGCTCAGGCCCCTCCCCTACGTCCCTTCCTAGGAAGACCCTAGAGGCCTCAGCCATCTGCCGCTACGACCTGGCCGAGGTGCAGGCTGTCTTCGCAGGTCCCTACATGGAATACCAGGATGGTGCCCGGCGCTGGGGCCGCTATGAGGGTGGGGTGCCGGAGCCCCGGCCCGGCTCAGTGAGTGCCCAGGCCTGGGGTCAGTGCTGAGTAGACAGAACCcccgggaggggcaggagggcctagccttggggggggggggggggggcacgcaaGCAGTAGATTCCTGAGGTTCActgcctctgccccccaccccagtgcatCACAGATTCATTGCGCACTCGCGGCTACAACTCATCCCAGGATTTGCCATCCCTCGTCTTGGACTTTGTGAAGTTGCACCCACTGATGGCTCGGCCCGTGGTACCCACACGAGGACGGCCCCTGCTGCTCAAGCGCAGTGTGCGCTATACACACCTCACAGGGACGCCTGTCACCACGCCTGCCGGACCCACCTATGACCTGCTCTTTCTGGGCACAGGTACTTTTGACCCCTGGCCTGGGCCCTTTGGTAACTGCTGACCTGGGTCCTTGATCCTCGTTGACCGCTCATCCCCTGAATGACTTTTGATCACAAAACCCTGGTGACCAATGATGTTGATTCTTCAATGAACACTCACTACTGACCCCCAATGACCACTGGCTCTTGGTACCTGCGGATTCCTGTCACCAACCACAGTGATATTTGACCCTGATCACTAATGTTTCTGGACCCAACAATTCCTGCCATGGCAAGCCCAGAGTTCCCAGCCAGGGAACTGTTCCCAGTCCTGAGTAACTGTTACCGGCTGAATCCTTGTCCCTGACGTCCTGGCTCCCAAGCTACTCCCATTAGGCTATTGCAGGGGGCTGAAaacaaattccatttctgggttctgacCCTCTGCCCTTTCCATACCAGCTGATGGCTGGATCCACAAGGCCGTGGTGCTGGGTTCTGGGATGCACATTATCGAAGAGACACAAGTGTTCAAGGAGCCCCAGTCTGTGGAAAATCTGGTCATCTCTCCAATGCAGGTAGCCTCTGACCCACTACTTGCCAGAATagggggagggagtgggtggCTGGGCAGTGGCCGTGTGTGTCTGTAGGTGGGAGTTGGGGGTGTTGCCAACCAGCTTTCCTCTCCGGCTCCCAGCACAGCCTTTACGTGGGGGCCCCTAGTGGTGTCATCCAGCTACCACTGTCTAGCTGCTCCCGCTACCGCTCCTGCTATGACTGCATCCTGGCCCGGGACCCCTACTGTGGCTGGGACCCCAGCACCCATGCCTGCATCATAACCAACAGGTCCCAGGGTAGCAGGTAAGAGGTGGTAGGGGTGTGAGGGTCCCGTGTGAACAGGGGATCAGGGCCTGAGGGGAGGAGGCGGGCCTGCTAGctggagggggagtggggggcggtTGTTGGCAACAGCATCATTGACTTCCACTGGGGAGACTAAAGCTCAGTTCCCCTGTTCGTGAGTTTAGGACAGCACTGATACAGGACATAGAGAGAGGAAACCGAGGCTGTGAAGGCAACAAGGACACAGGTAAGTGACAGGCATGGACGTGTGTAGGCCCGGCTGCACAGCCTGTCCTCTACATTTACTGTCATTTGCCTGTGCGTGTACGTATCTGAATGGTTGTGTCTGTGTGCTTTCAGCGAGGATGTTCCAGCACAGtgtggcacagagtaagtgctccaCAGACATCTGTTGCCCTAAAGGATTATAAATGAGGAGAAAGGCTCATGACATAAAAGTTCTTTTTGTCACACCTGAGCTTATAGCCAAGTGTGTGCtggcaggggcgggagggggggcaaTTAAATGATCACCCAAGTAATTCTTTCCATTGGTTTTTGCTACAAAAGGAATACTTACAACTATAACAAGGATTTGAAGGACAATGAATACTCCCCTGAGGAAGATCAGATGACTGAGCTGATACCTAAAGGAGGAGCAGAAGTTAATAGTCATACTAACATGTACTGagtacttactctgtgccaggcgctgACCGAACACGTACACACACGATTTCTCTTATGCTCACAGCATTGCTAGGAGAGAGGTGCCACGATCCCCATCCCTATGAGGGGCAATCTCTCTGAGGTACAGGGAGAGTAAGTAAACTGCCCAAAGTTAATAAGCTATTAAGTAGTGGGGTCAGAATTCAAACCTGACCCCGAACAGTCTGACTGGAGTTTGTGCTTTTCATTACTTCTGTGCTCTTTCCCCCTGGCCAACCAGCAGAGGGCACGGAGAGGGGGGTGACATCCAAGCAGAGGGGACAGCAGGCCGATGAGCTTGGGGTGTTTGCCAAGAGGCTGCAGAAGTGGGCAGGGACCATGTTGAGGCAGGGAAGTGGCACAATCAGTGTGGTGTTTTTAAAAGGTTACCCCACTCCTGCATGGAGAATAAATTACATGGGGGCCAGAGTGGGCCAgcagctggggaaggagagaagtgaACAGGGCTGAGATGGATTCTGGAAGCAGAATCCTGGTGAGAATTAGACACgaaggtgaaggagagagagaggcaaggggaCTCCCCGGTTTCTGACTTAAGCAGCTGAGTAGCTACTGGTGCCATTCATTGTGACAATTCAAGGAAAAGACATGGTGTAGTTTGGGACGGAGGCTTTGGCCTTAGTTCCTGTGCCATGTTCAAGAGACCTCCCGTGGAGATGCCCTGTGTGTGGAAGATGTTCAAGTCTGTCGATCAGGGGAGAACTCTGTGCTAGAGATTGAGCTTACAAATCATTGGCAGATAGCAGGCACTGAAACCACTGAGACGGGACAATGCAAACCTTAAATGGGAACACAAACGCAGGAGACCTCATTCAGTTGTCACCATGATTCCAGATTTGCGCTTGGTGCCAGGGACGTAACAGTGAACCACCTGGCCTGCCATCTCCAACGCCCTCCCTCAGATAGACAACACTGACCACTCCtctcaccgccccccctccccacctccagggccACCACCACCACTGAGAACCCGCTCTGTCCTCCGAGGTGACGATGTTCTCCTGCCCTGTGACCAGCCATCCAACCTGGCCCGGGCCTTGTGGCTGCTCAATGGGAGCATGGGCCTGAATGACGGACAGCATGGCTACCGCGTGGGCGTGGATGGGCTGCTGGTGACAAACATACAGCCTGAGCACAGTGGCAACTATGGCTGCTATGCTGAGGAGAATGGCCTCCGCACCCTGCTGGCCTCCTACAGCCTCACAGTCCGGCCAGCCACTCCTGCCCCAGCTCCACAAGCCCCTGCCATGCCCGGGGCACAGCTGACACCTGACGTGAGGCTACTGTATGTGCTAGCCATCGCTGCGCTTGGCGGCCTCTGCCTCATcctggcttcctccctcctctaTGTGGCCTGTCTTCAGGGAGGCAGACGAGGGCGTCGAAGGAAATACTCTCTGGGTCGGGCTGGCCGGGCAGGGGGCTCTGCTGTGCAGCTGCAGACAGTTTCAGGCCAATGTCCTGGAGAGGAAGACGAGGGTGatgatggggagggggctgggggcctggaagGTGGCTGCCTCCAGATCATCCCTGGGGagggagccccagccccaccacctCCGCCGCCCCCACCGCCACCGGCCGAGCTGACCAACGGGCTGGTGGCACTACCCAGCCGGCTGCGCAGGATGAACGGCAACAGCTACGTGCTCCTGAGGCAGAGCAACAACGGAGTGCCAGCAGGGCCCTGCTCGTTTGCTGAGGAGCTCAGCCGCATCctggagaagaggaaacacacacagCTTGTAGAGCACCTGGACGAGAGCTCTGTCTGAGCCCAGCCTCCTAGGACAAATGCTCTTCCAAGCCAGCCTGTCTGCCCCAGGCTGGGCTGCTGCTTCCCCAACACAGCCACTCTACCttcacctcccttcccccaactccaGGCCCTTCTCCCAACTTTGTGATGTCCCTGTAGGGCTGGCAGAGTCAGGCCCAGCCAAAGTCCCCTCCTCAGTCTCCACAGACCCATCTGTGAGCAGCCCAGGCCCACCGGTGCTCCTCAGAGGTGGGTACTCCCCCAGGACGTGGAATTCTGTAGACCCAGCCCCAGTTCCTATTCCCTTACCCCAAGCACTTGGGAGGAGAGGATGCCAACTTCCTGCCCCAtttgtctgttcaaatccttcctctttctcccaggCAGGGCTCTGCAGGTCCAGATGACCTCAAGGTCACCACCCTCTGCGTGGCCCTATGTGCTGGATGGTCCCGAAACCAGACAAGACCTCTGCCAGCCACCAGAGCCACCTGAGCCCTGCATGCATTCACGTGTGCACACGGATGAATGTCTATCAGCTGGGCTGcagggcccccacccccatctcctggAACATTGTGTTTCATCTCTCCTGGACTTTGGGTACCCTTCCAATGGCCATATCCCATCCTATCTAGGTTTCTCCCCTAGTCCCAGACCCATGTGGTGACCTCTTTGGCAAAAGCTCGGGAACAGGCCAGTCTGGGGAGGTAGGACTGTGTCATTCCCCTCTTCTTCCTTAACGTGCAGCCCTCTTTGGTCAACCTCCTCACCCCCTTGGTCACTCTCAAGAGTGACAGACAGAGCCCCAGGCATGTCCcttcacacacacatgcttacaTTTCCACTTGCATTTCTGAGCCTCCCTTTGCTGCCTCGGACCTGTATCTGTTGGGTTTGGTCCATGGACATTTCAGAGGGAGAGCCCTCTCCCATTCAGCTGTCCTCTCAGACATTTCCCTAGGACGGGTGACCAACACTGCAATGAGCCAGCCTCCCTTTTGGGGACCAAGCATTTGCTACCCCCAGAccagagcagggggaggagatCTGATGTCTCACCTGGCACATGAAGCCCGTTCTTGGAACTATGCaaagggcagaggctgggagtTTGGATGCTTGGCTCCCATCCCTGTCCTACCTCACCGGGGCACTTTCAGGGTCCAGGGGCCTCTGAAGTCTCCAGGCCCATATGGGACAATCAAATCCTGACTGAGCTCCCCCATTCCCTTTGGGTGAGGATGACTGTTATTTTTGTAGCTGAGAACGTGGAATCCCACGGGTTTTTACTGCCCTTCACCCAActtctcccacctccaccccacaaTGAATGTATTTATTGTGAGAACGGCTACACTTCTTTAGGAATGCCCCCACTCACCACCAAGGTGGGCAGAACAGGCATGTGACAGAGTGGGGAGCCTGGGCTCAGCTCCTCCCCCTCCTGTTGGTTAATAAATACCCTCTTTCCCCACAGCCATGTGTGGTCTGCTTGGTCTAGACTGGCCTTCCCCTGGTCACCAGGGGGCAGGCTTCTGATTCTATGGAAATGGTGCTGCAGGGTTGGCTCTGCTCCCCATAAAACCATTTGCAGAGGAAACTGGGATCCTCAGGTTCCATCTGACTGCCCTGGGTGGATATAAAGGCCTTTATAACGTTCTCACTACTCACTGATCATGGTGGTATGGGCATGACAAACAAAATTACAACACTCCAAGAATTCATACAAGGGTGTCTAGGTTTTTACCTCCTAGCTCTTTTCCTCACTATTCCTCCCCCTTGTTTTGGCTAAGCCTAGAAGATGCTCTCTGTTTATCAGCTCTCTTGCTCATCCCCAAGAAGCTTTTCAGTCCCGTCCCTCCCCCCAACAAGGGACAACATGAATTCATTTCTGCAGAGGGGCCTGTCTTCTTGGGGAGTAGTTAGTAGTTAGGACCAGGGCAAGCTTGTTACCAGGGACCTGGCCTAAGAATCAGTCTCCAAGGGTTAGGACTGGATAATCACATGGCCTCTAACACTAACCATCCTGAAGGGTTGTATGTTCCCCTTCTGGTTTTAGGATAATGAAAAATGGGGTTAgacttaaaatatacacatatttttgaaGATCTCAagtgtaactttgggcaagtttattaacctcagttttctaatctaaACATTTACACGGATGTAAAGTGGCTGTCCTAATGCCAGGTTCACAGCAGAATCTAAGGTGCTAGCTCTCTCTAGTTCAATGGTTGCAGAAATAGGACATGGatgggaggggcacctgcgtggctcagccaattaagcattcactttggctcaggtcatgatctcagtttgtgggtttgagccccacattgggctctgtgttgacagcttagagcctgaagcctgcctcggattctgtgtctccctctctctctgcccctcccccgctctctcacaaacacacacacacacacacacacacacacacacggtctctctctcaaaaatgaataaatgttaaaaaaaaaaaaaaagaaagaaagaactgggaCATCAGAGATTCCTCTGAAGCCAGTCTTGAAACCCCACACCTGGATTTGAGATCACTATTATCAGTCTGgattacagagaaataaaagcctATAAAATCCTTGAAGAATCAGATTTCAAGGATGTCAACTGGGCGATAATTAGGAGACTTAACAAAgtcactgcccctcctcctatGCAACGAAGACAAGCAGCTCTTCTTTATCCCAAGCAAAAGCTTTGGCGTCAACTTCCCTTTTGGTGGGCTCCATCTGCCGGCGTGGGCTTGGAATCCCCTGAACCAGAGAGGAAGAACCACCTCCACTGGGGCAAGAGTCCAAAGCCTGGGATTGGAGTTGTTGGGGTAACTCTTCATGGCACTTGCACCTGGGCTGGGGCGGCATCCTGGACTTCTCGCGGGCGCAGCCCGCCCAACGTTGTCGGTTTGTTGGTGAAGGGATGCCACTGGCCCTGGATGCTAGGGCTGTCCGTGTGGAAGGGCTTACGGATGCGGATCACTTCCAAGCCCGACTGGTCCGCCAGTTTCTGCACCAGCGTCGCAATCTCCGCCACTGACTTGCAGTGGATGCTCTCCTCGCGCACAGCCCCGTTAACTGGccgaagggagggggtggggggagaggaagcgGATGGATCAGGGTAAGACGAGAGGAAGGCGAGCCGGCGGAGCACCCCCCAGATGCCGCCCTCCAGCCCTCGTCCGGCCCCACTCACGGTACTCGGCCACTACTCTGGGCACACAGCACGGCCGCGAGTTCACGTATATTACGACCCCCGGGTTCCGTCGGGCGAAGTCTGCCACCTCCCTTTCCACGAACTCCCTGAGGAAGCCCAGAAGAGTAAGCACGGCGACCCCCGACCCTGGGCGACTCTGCCCCGAGAGCGCCCCGCGCCCTGCGCCCGGCTCACCTGGCGCCGCGGGACGAGGGCGCATCGCGACTGAGGCTAAAGCTGAGACGCTGCAGCTGCTGCACGTAGCGACCCAAACCGTTGTGGAGGACACTGGCCAGAAAGCGGCTCGGGGTCCCGCGCGCCGTCATGGCTACAGCGCCCAGGCAGCCTAGCCCAACCCAACCTCGCGGGACGGGGGCGGGACGAACGCCGGGACTTCCGGTTCCGGGAACACACGCGGCCGGGGAGTTTTGCTTCCGCGGTCATGGCCCGGGGTGTGGGACAGTGACCCACGTTGCGGTCGAGAGGGGCGAGAGGAAGGTGGTGATGCGCGGCCACGGTCGCAAGCGGCACAGGTCTTGGCAGTAGAGTCGAGGGAGGACCCGGGCGCGGGGGCGAGGTGAGCGCGGGGTCTGGCGGGAGCCGCCGGGTGGCGCTCTACTTGTGGTGAGTCCTCTTTGAAGGAAGGAGCGGCGAGGAGAGCCTCGAGTTGGGGGCTAGCGCCTTGAGGCCAGGAAGGGCTCAGGCGGCGGTAGAGATGAGGACGACCAGGAGATCCCCTGGAGGGGCGGAAGTGGTAAAGAGATGATCTAGGCAAGGCACAGCGGTGAGGGGCAGTGTGGAGGGTCGTAGAGGTGAGGTGGCTGCACAGGGCCATGGAGACAGAGAGCCAGATAGAAGCCCACGGACGTGAAAGGGTCCTGTAGATGGCCATAGATGTGAAGTAGCAATGCGCAGGGGCTGAAGAGGATTCAGAGAGATGTTTATGAGGGAGAAGTTGGAAGAAAGAAACCACCTCCAGTGGGCTCTGTAGAGTGCTGCGCCGAGGATCCCTGGGGTCTGACCTAgcgaagcccccccccccccccccaacaaggcACGGAAGGCATTCCAAGTAGTGACTTCCTCGGTTTGACTAGGAATGTGGATACTCCTTCGAGGTGGGTACCCCCTCCGTATCCTGCTGCCGCTGCGTGGGGAGTGGATGGGTCGCAGGGGCCTGCCCAGAAGCCTGGCCCCAGGCCCTCCCCGAAGACGGTACAGGAAGGAGGCTCTCCCAGCCTTGGAGGTGCCAGTGTTGCCTGTAACTGCAACTGAAATCCGCCAATATTTGCGGGCACGTGGGATCCCCTTCCAAGATGGCCACAGCTGCCTGCGGGCACCCAGCCCCTTTGTAAAGGCCTTGCCGCTCAAGGACCAGAATGGTGCTACTGCTTCCTTCAGCCTCTTCATTGACAAGACCACAGGCCGCTTTCTCTGCATGACCAGTCTAGCAGAGGGGAGCTGGGAAGACTTCCAGGCCAGTGTGGAGGGACGAGGAGATGGGGCCAGAGAGGGAGTCCTGCTCAGTGAGGCCCCAGAAGTGGAGGACAGTGAGGAGGTCCGGAGGATCTGGGACCGAGCTGTACCTCTCTGGGAGCTGCCTGAGCCGGAGGAGGCCCAGCTGGCTCGTGTGATGTTTGGCCTTACCAGAGTGACAGATGACACGCTCAGGCGTTTCAATGTGCGGTATTTGCGGC comes from the Panthera uncia isolate 11264 chromosome D2, Puncia_PCG_1.0, whole genome shotgun sequence genome and includes:
- the SEMA4G gene encoding semaphorin-4G — its product is MWGRLWPLFLSFLTASAVPGPSLRRPSRELDAIPRMTIPYEELSRTRHFKGRAQNYSTLLLEESSARLLVGARGALFSLNARDIGDGAHKEIHWEASPEMQSKCHQKGKNNQTECFNHVRFLQRLNATHFYACGTHAFQPLCAAIDAEAFTLPTSFEEGKEKCPYDPARGFTGLIIDGGLYTATRYEFRSIPDIRRSRHPHSLRTEEAPMHWLNDAEFVFSVLVRESEASTVGDDDKVYYFFTERATDEGPSSFTQSRNSHRVARVARVCKGDLGGKKILQKKWTSFLKARLVCHIPQYEMLRGVCSLDTDTSARTHFYAAFTLTTQWKTLEASAICRYDLAEVQAVFAGPYMEYQDGARRWGRYEGGVPEPRPGSCITDSLRTRGYNSSQDLPSLVLDFVKLHPLMARPVVPTRGRPLLLKRSVRYTHLTGTPVTTPAGPTYDLLFLGTADGWIHKAVVLGSGMHIIEETQVFKEPQSVENLVISPMQHSLYVGAPSGVIQLPLSSCSRYRSCYDCILARDPYCGWDPSTHACIITNRSQGSRTALIQDIERGNRGCEGNKDTGPPPPLRTRSVLRGDDVLLPCDQPSNLARALWLLNGSMGLNDGQHGYRVGVDGLLVTNIQPEHSGNYGCYAEENGLRTLLASYSLTVRPATPAPAPQAPAMPGAQLTPDVRLLYVLAIAALGGLCLILASSLLYVACLQGGRRGRRRKYSLGRAGRAGGSAVQLQTVSGQCPGEEDEGDDGEGAGGLEGGCLQIIPGEGAPAPPPPPPPPPPAELTNGLVALPSRLRRMNGNSYVLLRQSNNGVPAGPCSFAEELSRILEKRKHTQLVEHLDESSV
- the MRPL43 gene encoding 39S ribosomal protein L43, mitochondrial, whose protein sequence is MTARGTPSRFLASVLHNGLGRYVQQLQRLSFSLSRDAPSSRGAREFVEREVADFARRNPGVVIYVNSRPCCVPRVVAEYLNGAVREESIHCKSVAEIATLVQKLADQSGLEVIRIRKPFHTDSPSIQGQWHPFTNKPTTLGGLRPREVQDAAPAQVQVP